ATCGCGGTACCACTGTTACCATCGGGTTTAACCTCCTCCCGTATGTAACCTTTGTCTTTTAATTCTTGAACAAAGTCGTCGAGGGTGTAGTCCTCATTTGTTAGTTTATATTCTTTATCCAAGTCTTTAAGCCAATCCATAGCCTCATCAAAGTCTCCTGAGGTATGTGTAATTAGTTCTTGGAAAATATCGAGCAACTGATCAAATAATGATTGTTGCGGAGCATCATAGGTTTTAAAGACAAACCCACTCCTTTCTTGTTGTCTTCTCATAGCTTTATAAAAATACTACCTAATGTTCCAATAAAAAAACACCTCGCTAGAGGTGCTTCATAAATCTTTCTTAAGAAATGTGCTTATGCTTTTGGCATAATTACAGTATCAATAGCGTGTATAACACCGTTTGAAGCTGCTACGTCTGTCATTATAATAACTGACTTCCCACCTTTTGCATCCTTAATTACAACGTTTTCTCCATCCATCATTAATGTGATTTTCTGTCCCATTACTGTGTTGGTTTCAAAAGTTCCGTTGTTGGCTTTAATAGCTTCTACTACGTCTCCAGCCATATATTTTCCAGATACTACGTGGTATGTAAGAATATCAGTCAACATCGCCTTATTTTCTGGCTTTACTAAAGTTCCTACAGTTCCTTCTGGTAATTTAGCAAATGCATCATTTGTAGGCGCAAATACTGTAAATGGTCCTGTGCTAGCAAGTGTCTCTACAAGTCCTGCAGCTTTTACTGCTGTTACTAGTGTAGTAAAGTTTTCATTCCCTACTGCTACATCTACTATAGTCCCTACCTCTTCTTTAACTGGTGCTTCAATTTCCATTGTTGCCTCAGCTACTTCATTATTTACTTCAGTAGATTTCTCTTTCGTTCCTTCGGCACATGAAGCAAATAATAATCCTGCTCCTGCAACCATTAATAACATCTTTTTCATAGTAATTGGTTTTTTGAATAATTAATTTGTTCAAAGATAATTCGATTTTGTTAGACAAACCATAATACTATCTCAATTCCTTGTTAATCATTTCATAAAGATTTCAAGGGTATTAGTTATGCTTTCGCGAAAGCGTGAATAAAACCTTTACAACATAGCCCATCCATTAACATCCCTTTAAGAATTTCAAATTAGCTTTTCTTTAACTTTAGTCCCTTGACTGCAATGTCATAAAGAATCAACCAAATAATATAAA
The genomic region above belongs to Dokdonia sp. Dokd-P16 and contains:
- a CDS encoding fasciclin domain-containing protein yields the protein MKKMLLMVAGAGLLFASCAEGTKEKSTEVNNEVAEATMEIEAPVKEEVGTIVDVAVGNENFTTLVTAVKAAGLVETLASTGPFTVFAPTNDAFAKLPEGTVGTLVKPENKAMLTDILTYHVVSGKYMAGDVVEAIKANNGTFETNTVMGQKITLMMDGENVVIKDAKGGKSVIIMTDVAASNGVIHAIDTVIMPKA